Proteins co-encoded in one Dreissena polymorpha isolate Duluth1 chromosome 12, UMN_Dpol_1.0, whole genome shotgun sequence genomic window:
- the LOC127853412 gene encoding cleavage stimulation factor subunit 3-like isoform X1: MSKQDGFIADKVKKAEKRVEVSPHDTEAWSVLIRDAQIKTIEQARPMYEKLVTQFSNAGRYWKIYVEHELKSKNYERVEKLFQRCLIKILNIDLWKLYITYIKDTKGKLPSYREKMAQAYDFALDKMGMDIMSSSIWSDYINFLKSVDAVGSYAENQRITAVRKVFQRGVINPMINIEQLWKDYGHYENSINPLIAKKMVEDRARDYMNARRVSKEYEVVTRGLNRNLPSVPPTNTPEEATQVELWKKYITWEKENPLRTEDQALITKRVMFAYEQCLLCLAYHPDVWIEAANYLEQSSQLLTEKGDQNAGKLFADEAAALFERAITTTMKENTLIYFTYADFEECRMKYEKIHSIYKRCIAVETMDPTLAYIQYMKFARRSEGIKSARQVFKLAREDKRSTYHVFMAAALMEYYCSKEKTVALKIFELGLKKFGDIPEYIRAYVDFMSHLNEDNNTRVLFERVLSSGQIAPEKSIDIWSRFLAFESEVGDLASIIKVEKRRSQAIEKIQEFGGKETALLIDRYKYADLFPCSQSELKALGYHDLIRKQVVQMPSSRVAKIVMEEEESKKRPEYPKPDLNQWLPFKPKILVPKDAHIVPGGVFPPPDAAASLMAMMPPPECFHGPFVKMDMFLEHFKQLEIPDAPIIENGFDGPIKYDAGTLLSLEYASGRKRRITENEGSDEEDSNMGPAPPVNDIYRSRQQKRAK, encoded by the exons aTAAAGACTATCGAGCAAGCACGGCCCATGTATGAGAAACTTGTGACCCAGTTCAGCAACGCTGGACGCTACTGGAAGATATACGTTGAACACGAG CTGAAGTCAAAAAACTACGAGAGAGTAGAAAAG CTGTTCCAGCGATGCCTGATTAAAATTCTCAACATAGACTTATGGAAACTCTACATCACTTACATCAAAGACACCAAGGGCAAATTACCCTCGTACAG GGAGAAGATGGCGCAGGCATACGACTTTGCTCTGGACAAGATGGGCATGGATATCATGTCCTCCTCTATCTGGAGTGACTACATCAACTTCCTCAAGTCTGT CGATGCCGTGGGCTCGTATGCAGAAAACCAGCGTATCACCGCGGTGCGTAAGGTGTTCCAGAGGGGTGTCATCAACCCAATGATCAACATAGAGCAGCTCTGGAAGGACTATGGCCACTATGAAAAT AGTATCAATCCGCTGATTGCTAAGAAGATGGTAGAGGACCGGGCACGTGACTACATGAACGCCCGCCGGGTCTCCAAGGAGTATGAGGTGGTCACACGGGGATTGAACCGCAACCTGCCCTCTGTGCCGCCCACCAACACCCCTGAGGAGGCTACACAG GTGGAGCTGTGGAAGAAGTACATCACCTGGGAGAAGGAGAACCCGCTACGGACAGAGGACCAGGCGCTTATTACAAAACGAG TGATGTTTGCATATGAGCAGTGCCTGCTGTGCCTGGCCTACCACCCAGATGTGTGGATAGAGGCAGCCAATTATCTGGAACAGTCCAGTCAGCTGCTGACAGAGAAAGGG GACCAGAATGCAGGCAAGCTGTTCGCTGATGAAGCGGCTGCCCTGTTCGAGCGGGCGATTACCACCACCATGAAGGAGAACACTCTCATCTACTTCACATATGCTGACTTTGAGGAG TGTCGTATGAAGTATGAGAAGATACACAGTATCTACAAGAGATGTATTGCAGTGGAAACCATGGATCCAACACTG GCATACATACAGTACATGAAGTTTGCCCGTCGTTCGGAGGGCATCAAGTCGGCCCGTCAGGTGTTCAAACTGGCTAGAGAGGACAAACGATCCACATACCATGTGTTCATGGCAGCAGCTCTTATGGAGTATTACTGCAGTAAG GAGAAGACAGTAGCACTGAAGATATTTGAACTGGGTTTGAAGAAATTTGGTGATATCCCAGAATACATCAGGGCATATGTGGACTTCATGTCACATCTCAATG aggACAATAACACCAGGGTGTTGTTTGAGAGGGTTTTGTCTTCTGGTCAGATAGCCCCTGAGAAGTCCAT AGATATCTGGAGTCGGTTCCTGGCGTTTGAGTCAGAAGTGGGGGACCTGGCCAGTATAATCAAGGTGGAGAAGCGGCGTTCACAGGCAATAGAGAAG ATTCAGGAGTTTGGAGGCAAGGAAACGGCTCTGTTGATAGACCGCTACAAGTATGCTGACCTGTTCCCATGTAGCCAGTCAGAGCTCAAGGCACTTGGATATCAT GACCTGATCAGGAAGCAGGTGGTACAGATGCCGTCCAGCAGGGTGGCCAAGATTGTGATGGAGGAGGAGGAGAGCAAGAAACGCCCCGAGTATCCCAAGCCTGATCTGAACCAGTGGCTGCCCTTCAAACCAAAGATTCTTGTCC CAAAGGACGCCCACATAGTTCCTGGTGGAGTGTTTCCTCCGCCTGATGCAGCTGCCTCACTGATGGCCATGATGCCCCCTCCAGAGTGCTTTCAT GGACCATTTGTGAAGATGGATATGTTCTTGGAGCACTTTAAGCAGCTTGAAATCCCAGATG CACCCATCATAGAGAACGGCTTTGACGGACCAATCAAGTATGATGCCGGTACCCTGCTTTCACTGGAGTACGCGTCTGGTCGCAAACGACGAATCACGGAGAACGAGGGAAGTGACGAAGAAGACTCAAACATGGGTCCTGCACCCCCTGTCAACGACATCTACCGCAGTAGGCAGCAGAAGAGGGCCAAGTGA
- the LOC127853412 gene encoding cleavage stimulation factor subunit 3-like isoform X2 has product MAQAYDFALDKMGMDIMSSSIWSDYINFLKSVDAVGSYAENQRITAVRKVFQRGVINPMINIEQLWKDYGHYENSINPLIAKKMVEDRARDYMNARRVSKEYEVVTRGLNRNLPSVPPTNTPEEATQVELWKKYITWEKENPLRTEDQALITKRVMFAYEQCLLCLAYHPDVWIEAANYLEQSSQLLTEKGDQNAGKLFADEAAALFERAITTTMKENTLIYFTYADFEECRMKYEKIHSIYKRCIAVETMDPTLAYIQYMKFARRSEGIKSARQVFKLAREDKRSTYHVFMAAALMEYYCSKEKTVALKIFELGLKKFGDIPEYIRAYVDFMSHLNEDNNTRVLFERVLSSGQIAPEKSIDIWSRFLAFESEVGDLASIIKVEKRRSQAIEKIQEFGGKETALLIDRYKYADLFPCSQSELKALGYHDLIRKQVVQMPSSRVAKIVMEEEESKKRPEYPKPDLNQWLPFKPKILVPKDAHIVPGGVFPPPDAAASLMAMMPPPECFHGPFVKMDMFLEHFKQLEIPDAPIIENGFDGPIKYDAGTLLSLEYASGRKRRITENEGSDEEDSNMGPAPPVNDIYRSRQQKRAK; this is encoded by the exons ATGGCGCAGGCATACGACTTTGCTCTGGACAAGATGGGCATGGATATCATGTCCTCCTCTATCTGGAGTGACTACATCAACTTCCTCAAGTCTGT CGATGCCGTGGGCTCGTATGCAGAAAACCAGCGTATCACCGCGGTGCGTAAGGTGTTCCAGAGGGGTGTCATCAACCCAATGATCAACATAGAGCAGCTCTGGAAGGACTATGGCCACTATGAAAAT AGTATCAATCCGCTGATTGCTAAGAAGATGGTAGAGGACCGGGCACGTGACTACATGAACGCCCGCCGGGTCTCCAAGGAGTATGAGGTGGTCACACGGGGATTGAACCGCAACCTGCCCTCTGTGCCGCCCACCAACACCCCTGAGGAGGCTACACAG GTGGAGCTGTGGAAGAAGTACATCACCTGGGAGAAGGAGAACCCGCTACGGACAGAGGACCAGGCGCTTATTACAAAACGAG TGATGTTTGCATATGAGCAGTGCCTGCTGTGCCTGGCCTACCACCCAGATGTGTGGATAGAGGCAGCCAATTATCTGGAACAGTCCAGTCAGCTGCTGACAGAGAAAGGG GACCAGAATGCAGGCAAGCTGTTCGCTGATGAAGCGGCTGCCCTGTTCGAGCGGGCGATTACCACCACCATGAAGGAGAACACTCTCATCTACTTCACATATGCTGACTTTGAGGAG TGTCGTATGAAGTATGAGAAGATACACAGTATCTACAAGAGATGTATTGCAGTGGAAACCATGGATCCAACACTG GCATACATACAGTACATGAAGTTTGCCCGTCGTTCGGAGGGCATCAAGTCGGCCCGTCAGGTGTTCAAACTGGCTAGAGAGGACAAACGATCCACATACCATGTGTTCATGGCAGCAGCTCTTATGGAGTATTACTGCAGTAAG GAGAAGACAGTAGCACTGAAGATATTTGAACTGGGTTTGAAGAAATTTGGTGATATCCCAGAATACATCAGGGCATATGTGGACTTCATGTCACATCTCAATG aggACAATAACACCAGGGTGTTGTTTGAGAGGGTTTTGTCTTCTGGTCAGATAGCCCCTGAGAAGTCCAT AGATATCTGGAGTCGGTTCCTGGCGTTTGAGTCAGAAGTGGGGGACCTGGCCAGTATAATCAAGGTGGAGAAGCGGCGTTCACAGGCAATAGAGAAG ATTCAGGAGTTTGGAGGCAAGGAAACGGCTCTGTTGATAGACCGCTACAAGTATGCTGACCTGTTCCCATGTAGCCAGTCAGAGCTCAAGGCACTTGGATATCAT GACCTGATCAGGAAGCAGGTGGTACAGATGCCGTCCAGCAGGGTGGCCAAGATTGTGATGGAGGAGGAGGAGAGCAAGAAACGCCCCGAGTATCCCAAGCCTGATCTGAACCAGTGGCTGCCCTTCAAACCAAAGATTCTTGTCC CAAAGGACGCCCACATAGTTCCTGGTGGAGTGTTTCCTCCGCCTGATGCAGCTGCCTCACTGATGGCCATGATGCCCCCTCCAGAGTGCTTTCAT GGACCATTTGTGAAGATGGATATGTTCTTGGAGCACTTTAAGCAGCTTGAAATCCCAGATG CACCCATCATAGAGAACGGCTTTGACGGACCAATCAAGTATGATGCCGGTACCCTGCTTTCACTGGAGTACGCGTCTGGTCGCAAACGACGAATCACGGAGAACGAGGGAAGTGACGAAGAAGACTCAAACATGGGTCCTGCACCCCCTGTCAACGACATCTACCGCAGTAGGCAGCAGAAGAGGGCCAAGTGA